One window of the Streptomyces asoensis genome contains the following:
- the ppk2 gene encoding polyphosphate kinase 2: MDREEVEARLLDGLTVDDRRPEQPVLLDGARQPITTWRENYPYDRKVSRREYERTKRVLQIEMLKLQRWVNDTGARLVVICEGRDAAGKGGTIQRFTERLNPRGAKIVALGKPTEQEQGQWYFQRYVDHLPGPGEIVFFDRSWYNRAGVERVMGFCTQQAYELFLKQCPLFEEMLVEDGVILVKFWFSVSRTEQRTRFAIRQVDPVRQWKLSPTDLDSLDRWDEYTTAKVEMFRVTDTAHAPWTVVKSNDKRRGRLEAMRSLLSRVDYAAKDAEAVGSPDPLVVGAAATLLEPGEEDTVLSPTPLTNRTEGPGRHPGGTAS; encoded by the coding sequence ATGGATCGTGAAGAGGTCGAGGCCCGGTTGCTCGACGGGCTGACGGTGGACGACCGCAGACCGGAACAGCCGGTGCTGCTCGACGGCGCACGTCAGCCGATCACCACGTGGCGGGAGAACTACCCCTACGACCGCAAGGTGAGCCGCAGGGAGTACGAGCGCACCAAGCGCGTCCTCCAGATCGAGATGCTCAAGCTCCAGCGCTGGGTCAATGACACCGGCGCCCGTCTGGTCGTGATCTGCGAGGGGCGGGACGCGGCGGGCAAGGGCGGCACCATCCAGCGATTCACCGAACGCCTCAATCCCCGCGGCGCGAAGATCGTGGCCCTGGGCAAGCCCACGGAACAGGAGCAGGGCCAGTGGTACTTCCAGCGTTACGTCGACCATCTCCCCGGGCCGGGTGAGATCGTCTTCTTCGACCGCTCCTGGTACAACCGGGCGGGCGTCGAACGGGTCATGGGCTTCTGCACGCAACAGGCATACGAACTGTTCCTCAAGCAGTGCCCGCTCTTCGAGGAGATGCTCGTCGAGGACGGCGTCATCCTGGTGAAGTTCTGGTTCTCCGTCTCCAGGACCGAGCAGCGGACGCGGTTCGCGATCCGCCAGGTCGACCCGGTACGCCAGTGGAAGCTCTCACCCACCGACCTCGACTCCCTCGACCGCTGGGACGAGTACACCACCGCCAAGGTCGAGATGTTCCGTGTCACCGACACCGCGCACGCCCCCTGGACGGTCGTCAAGAGCAACGACAAACGTCGGGGCCGCCTCGAAGCCATGCGCAGTCTGCTGTCCCGCGTCGACTACGCGGCCAAGGACGCCGAAGCGGTCGGCAGCCCGGACCCCCTGGTCGTAGGTGCCGCCGCCACCCTCCTGGAGCCGGGCGAAGAGGACACCGTCCTGTCGCCGACTCCGCTGACCAACCGGACCGAGGGCCCCGGCCGGCATCCCGGCGGCACGGCCTCCTGA
- a CDS encoding MSMEG_6728 family protein translates to MQTFLPYPDFTASAAALDPRRLGKQRVEALQVLRGLTVTGYGWRHHPAVRMWTGYEEALVRYGLEVCGVWTATGRADTCAASLVTGFAGQRAGIRTQERLAAAGELPPWLGDPAFHRSHRSALVRKDPEFYAALFPGVPDDLPYVWPASDRTAPREG, encoded by the coding sequence GTGCAGACCTTTCTGCCGTACCCGGACTTCACCGCGTCGGCCGCCGCCCTGGACCCTCGTCGGCTGGGCAAGCAGCGGGTCGAGGCGCTCCAGGTGCTGCGGGGTCTGACGGTCACCGGCTACGGATGGCGCCACCACCCGGCGGTGCGCATGTGGACCGGGTACGAGGAGGCACTCGTGCGCTACGGCCTGGAGGTCTGCGGTGTGTGGACGGCGACCGGACGTGCGGACACCTGCGCCGCCTCGCTGGTGACCGGCTTCGCCGGGCAGCGGGCCGGCATCCGCACGCAGGAGCGGCTCGCGGCGGCGGGGGAGCTGCCGCCGTGGCTCGGCGATCCCGCGTTCCACCGCAGTCACCGATCCGCGCTCGTGCGCAAGGATCCCGAGTTCTACGCGGCTCTGTTCCCCGGCGTGCCCGACGATCTGCCGTACGTCTGGCCGGCCTCCGACCGGACCGCGCCCCGCGAGGGGTGA
- a CDS encoding glycosyl hydrolase family 95 catalytic domain-containing protein has translation MNPRPTGPDRRTLPDRRTLLAAGLTAAALAGLPAFTAAAAPRRPTDAPPPTEDSRHLLWWQAPADDQSMIEQGLPVGNGRLGALASNDPGRELLLITDATLWTGGLNDKLDADGQFPYGRTDFGSFTLLARLAVDIPDHDLSAVNGYRRTLDLSQALLTTTYVRAGVTYRRQIFASRPDDVIVLHFTQSGGGRYTGSVTLDGTHGETGGGAESFGASFPGGLRYGAAVTAHGTGGRVRVNGARIDFSGCTDLTVVVSGGTNYAPDARAKYRDPSLDPEKLARTKVRAAAAHPAGTLLRTHVADYRALYGRLDLSLGTSTAEQRSLDTWERLAARARDRTPDPELEAAYLQFGRYLMISGSRGSLPLNLQGLWLDGNDPDWMGDYHTDINLQMNYWMADRTGLSPCFDALTDYCLAQLPSWTALTRSLFNDPRNRYRNSTGKNAGWTVAISTNPHGGMGWWWHPAGNAWLANTLWEHYEFTGSRTHLNKIYPLLKGACEFWEARLLPTTLPGSAREVLVADSDWSPEHGPLDAQGITYAQELVWELFGHYQAAAGELGKDAAYAATIAGLRKRLYLPEVSPKTGWLEEWMSPDNLGETTHRHLSPLVGLFPGDRIRPDGSTPQETVDGATALLTARGMNSFGWANAWRALCWARLKHAEKAYELVTTNLRPSTGGGNGTAFNLFDIYEVEQGRGIFQIDANFGTPAAMTEMLLYSRPGHLELLPALPDAWAASGYVTGLPARGGFVVDLRWRDGTPTSVRLRSVGGRTTTVAHGGTSRTVDLRPGKSVTLKGFTR, from the coding sequence ATGAACCCCCGCCCGACGGGCCCCGACAGACGCACCCTCCCCGACAGACGCACCCTCCTCGCCGCCGGTCTCACCGCCGCGGCCCTGGCCGGCCTGCCCGCCTTCACCGCCGCCGCCGCACCCCGGCGCCCCACCGACGCGCCGCCGCCCACCGAGGACTCCCGGCACCTGCTCTGGTGGCAGGCCCCCGCCGACGACCAGTCCATGATCGAACAGGGCCTGCCCGTCGGCAACGGCCGTCTCGGAGCACTCGCGAGCAACGACCCCGGCCGGGAACTCCTGCTGATCACCGACGCCACCCTGTGGACCGGCGGCCTCAACGACAAGCTGGACGCCGACGGCCAATTCCCGTACGGCCGCACCGACTTCGGCTCCTTCACCCTGCTCGCCCGGCTCGCCGTGGACATCCCCGACCACGACCTGTCCGCCGTCAACGGCTACCGCCGCACCCTCGACCTCTCCCAGGCCCTGCTCACGACGACGTACGTCCGCGCCGGGGTGACGTACCGGCGGCAGATCTTCGCCAGCCGCCCGGACGACGTGATCGTCCTGCACTTCACCCAGAGCGGCGGCGGCCGGTACACCGGGTCCGTGACCCTGGACGGCACACACGGCGAGACGGGTGGCGGAGCGGAGTCCTTCGGCGCTTCCTTCCCCGGCGGTCTGCGCTACGGCGCGGCCGTCACGGCGCACGGCACCGGCGGCCGGGTCCGGGTGAACGGCGCACGGATCGACTTCTCCGGCTGCACCGACCTCACGGTGGTCGTCAGCGGCGGCACCAACTACGCACCCGACGCCCGGGCGAAGTACCGCGACCCGTCCCTCGACCCCGAGAAACTGGCCCGTACGAAGGTCCGCGCGGCAGCCGCCCACCCGGCCGGCACGCTGCTGCGCACCCATGTCGCCGACTACCGCGCCCTCTACGGCCGGCTCGACCTCTCGCTCGGCACGTCGACCGCCGAACAGCGCTCCCTCGACACCTGGGAACGCCTCGCCGCGCGCGCCCGCGACAGGACCCCGGACCCCGAACTCGAAGCCGCCTACCTCCAGTTCGGCCGCTACCTGATGATCTCCGGATCCCGTGGCAGCCTTCCCCTCAACCTCCAGGGACTGTGGCTCGACGGCAACGACCCGGACTGGATGGGCGACTACCACACCGACATCAACCTCCAGATGAACTACTGGATGGCCGACCGTACGGGCCTGTCCCCGTGCTTCGACGCCCTCACCGACTACTGCCTCGCCCAACTGCCCTCCTGGACCGCCCTCACCCGGTCCCTGTTCAACGACCCGCGCAACCGCTACCGCAACTCCACCGGAAAGAACGCCGGTTGGACCGTCGCGATCTCCACCAACCCGCACGGCGGCATGGGCTGGTGGTGGCATCCCGCGGGCAACGCCTGGCTCGCCAACACCCTCTGGGAGCACTACGAGTTCACCGGCTCCCGCACCCACCTGAACAAGATCTACCCGCTGCTGAAGGGCGCCTGCGAGTTCTGGGAGGCACGGCTGCTGCCCACGACCCTGCCCGGCAGCGCGCGAGAGGTCCTCGTAGCCGACAGCGACTGGTCGCCCGAACACGGCCCGCTCGACGCCCAGGGCATCACCTACGCCCAGGAGCTGGTGTGGGAGCTGTTCGGCCACTACCAGGCCGCGGCAGGGGAACTGGGCAAGGACGCCGCCTACGCGGCCACCATCGCCGGCCTGCGCAAACGGCTGTACCTGCCGGAGGTGAGCCCGAAGACGGGGTGGCTGGAGGAGTGGATGTCACCCGACAACCTCGGCGAGACCACCCACCGGCACCTCTCCCCGCTCGTCGGCCTGTTCCCCGGCGACCGCATCCGCCCCGACGGCTCGACCCCGCAGGAGACCGTCGACGGCGCCACCGCCCTCCTCACCGCGCGCGGCATGAACAGCTTCGGCTGGGCGAATGCCTGGCGCGCCCTGTGCTGGGCCCGACTGAAGCACGCGGAGAAGGCGTACGAGCTGGTCACGACCAACCTCCGCCCGTCGACCGGCGGCGGCAACGGCACCGCCTTCAACCTGTTCGACATCTACGAGGTCGAACAGGGCCGGGGCATCTTCCAGATCGACGCCAACTTCGGCACCCCGGCGGCGATGACGGAGATGCTCCTGTACTCCCGCCCCGGGCATCTCGAACTCCTGCCCGCCCTGCCCGACGCCTGGGCCGCCTCCGGGTATGTCACCGGCCTGCCCGCGCGCGGCGGGTTCGTCGTCGACCTGCGGTGGCGCGACGGCACACCCACCTCGGTGCGGCTGCGCAGCGTCGGCGGCCGGACCACGACGGTGGCGCACGGCGGGACGTCCCGGACGGTGGACCTACGGCCGGGGAAGTCCGTCACGCTGAAGGGCTTCACCCGATGA
- a CDS encoding alpha-galactosidase D, producing the protein MRSPSHSVLPARALRAAVVLALALGTATVAPVAHAESTAPGPAAKPYMGWSSWSMQSSKYPGLNPDGDYSYLTEANVLKQTDALAAKLKKYGYEYVNIDAGWWRDKAWKPQFDRYARQKADPQRFPRGMKAVADHVHAKGLKAGIYLPVGLEKEAYADGKAPIWNAAGCTTADIVHDDLRTTNGWDSAYKIDFSDPCAQKYIDSQARMFADWGYDFLKLDGVGPGSFKSGDNYDNVADVAAWQKAIAATGRPIHLEVSWSLDIGHAADWKKYTDGWRIDTDVECYCNTLVSWENSVDDRFDDTPAWTRHAGPGGWNDLDSLDIGNGAMDGLTKAERQTYATLWAIAKSPLYTGDDLTRLDSYGLSLLTNREVIAVNQGAAPPVHPVTPSDPQRVWAAENPDGTYTVALFNLADAPASVSADWTTLGFTGKAAVRDLWNHENLGTYKNRITQALPAHGSRLFTVTPRGSALERTGYEAEAPANILGGNASAADCSTCSGDRKVGNLYLGGELTFTDVVVDKPGTYQIEVAYISGDARAAAVSANGGGATRHTFPATGDWGTVARVHVPVTLKAGANTITFDSGSGYAPDIDRIDVPKTS; encoded by the coding sequence ATGCGGTCACCCTCGCACTCCGTCCTGCCCGCACGCGCCCTGAGAGCCGCCGTCGTTCTCGCTCTCGCCCTGGGCACCGCCACCGTCGCCCCCGTCGCCCACGCCGAGAGCACCGCACCGGGGCCGGCCGCCAAGCCGTACATGGGCTGGTCGAGTTGGAGCATGCAGTCCTCCAAGTACCCGGGCCTCAACCCCGACGGCGACTACAGCTACCTCACCGAGGCCAACGTCCTGAAGCAGACCGACGCCCTGGCCGCGAAACTCAAGAAGTACGGCTACGAGTACGTCAACATCGACGCCGGCTGGTGGCGCGACAAGGCCTGGAAGCCGCAGTTCGACCGGTACGCCCGCCAGAAGGCCGACCCGCAGCGCTTCCCCCGGGGCATGAAGGCCGTCGCCGACCACGTGCACGCCAAGGGCCTCAAGGCGGGGATCTACCTCCCCGTGGGCCTGGAGAAGGAGGCGTACGCCGACGGCAAGGCCCCGATCTGGAACGCCGCAGGCTGCACCACGGCCGACATCGTCCACGACGACCTGCGCACCACCAACGGCTGGGACAGCGCCTACAAGATCGACTTCTCCGACCCCTGCGCGCAGAAGTACATCGACTCCCAGGCGCGGATGTTCGCCGACTGGGGCTACGACTTCCTCAAGCTCGACGGCGTCGGTCCCGGCTCCTTCAAGAGCGGCGACAACTACGACAACGTCGCCGACGTGGCCGCCTGGCAGAAGGCGATCGCCGCCACCGGACGCCCGATCCACCTGGAGGTGTCCTGGTCCCTCGACATCGGACATGCCGCCGACTGGAAGAAGTACACCGACGGCTGGCGCATCGACACCGACGTCGAGTGCTACTGCAACACCCTGGTCTCCTGGGAGAACTCCGTCGACGACCGCTTCGACGACACCCCGGCCTGGACCCGCCACGCCGGCCCCGGAGGCTGGAACGACCTCGACTCGCTCGACATCGGCAACGGCGCGATGGACGGCCTGACCAAGGCCGAGCGGCAGACCTACGCCACCCTGTGGGCCATCGCCAAGTCGCCGCTCTACACCGGCGACGACCTCACCCGCCTGGACTCCTACGGCCTGTCCCTGCTGACCAACCGCGAGGTCATCGCCGTCAACCAGGGTGCCGCGCCGCCCGTGCACCCGGTCACCCCGTCCGACCCCCAGCGTGTGTGGGCGGCCGAGAACCCCGACGGCACCTACACCGTCGCCCTGTTCAACCTGGCCGACGCGCCTGCCTCGGTCAGCGCCGACTGGACGACGCTCGGCTTCACCGGCAAGGCGGCCGTCCGTGACCTGTGGAATCACGAGAACCTCGGCACGTACAAGAACCGGATCACCCAGGCACTGCCCGCCCACGGCTCCCGCCTGTTCACCGTCACCCCGCGCGGCAGCGCACTCGAACGCACCGGCTACGAGGCCGAGGCCCCGGCCAACATCCTCGGCGGCAACGCCTCCGCCGCCGACTGCTCCACCTGCTCCGGCGACCGCAAGGTCGGCAACCTCTACCTCGGCGGCGAACTGACCTTCACCGACGTCGTCGTCGACAAGCCCGGCACGTATCAGATCGAGGTCGCCTACATCAGCGGCGACGCACGGGCCGCCGCGGTCTCCGCCAACGGCGGCGGCGCCACCCGCCACACGTTCCCCGCCACCGGTGACTGGGGGACCGTCGCCCGCGTCCATGTGCCGGTGACGCTGAAGGCGGGCGCCAACACGATCACCTTCGACAGCGGTTCGGGCTACGCGCCGGACATCGACCGGATCGACGTACCGAAGACCTCCTGA
- a CDS encoding SGNH/GDSL hydrolase family protein → MTARRTPLRVLVAVLAVLLAVVLPQAFPAVARAADTGHDVVTWAASADRLGEGVADRGYRLVVRTSVGGADLRIRLTNAFGDRPVTFDSVYAGVQQEGATLVRGSNRRLSFGGAHFVTIPAGGTASSDALPGRLSAATDLVVSLHSPDAGGPASGHGMAMQTSYLAQGDHAAEESGDPWSATTGSWFYLDSVSVRANAATGAVVALGDSITDGWQSTADLDRRWPDYLARRLQRADTEVKGVANGGISGNKVLADGAGQSALNRLQRDVLSQPGVRTVFLFEGVNDIKAHTGVTAQDMIAGYREIVRRAHAAGKCVVGATVAPFEGWSEWDPAAESVRQDVNTFIRSSGEFDAVTDFDRILRSPYDPERILPFFDGGDHLHPNDKGMQAMADAVDLTALDCT, encoded by the coding sequence ATGACGGCCCGCCGCACGCCGCTCCGCGTGCTCGTCGCCGTCCTCGCCGTCCTGCTCGCCGTCGTCCTGCCGCAGGCCTTCCCGGCGGTCGCCCGCGCGGCGGACACCGGGCACGATGTCGTCACCTGGGCGGCGTCCGCGGACCGGCTGGGGGAGGGCGTCGCCGACCGTGGCTACCGGCTCGTCGTCCGCACCAGCGTCGGCGGCGCCGACCTGCGGATCCGGCTCACGAACGCCTTCGGCGACCGGCCGGTGACCTTCGACAGCGTCTACGCGGGAGTCCAGCAGGAGGGCGCGACGCTGGTCCGGGGCAGCAACCGGCGGCTGAGTTTCGGCGGCGCGCACTTCGTCACGATCCCCGCCGGCGGCACCGCGTCGAGCGACGCGCTGCCCGGCAGGCTGTCGGCCGCCACCGACCTGGTGGTCAGCCTGCACTCGCCGGACGCGGGAGGCCCGGCGAGCGGTCACGGGATGGCCATGCAGACCTCGTACCTCGCCCAGGGCGACCACGCCGCGGAGGAGAGCGGCGACCCGTGGAGCGCGACGACCGGCTCCTGGTTCTACCTCGACTCCGTCTCGGTCCGGGCGAACGCGGCGACGGGCGCGGTGGTCGCGCTCGGCGACTCCATCACGGACGGCTGGCAGTCCACCGCCGACCTCGACCGCCGCTGGCCCGACTACCTCGCCCGCCGACTCCAGCGGGCGGACACCGAGGTCAAGGGCGTGGCCAACGGGGGGATCTCCGGCAACAAGGTCCTCGCGGACGGAGCCGGCCAGAGCGCGCTGAACCGGCTCCAGCGGGACGTGCTGTCGCAGCCGGGAGTACGCACCGTGTTCCTCTTCGAGGGCGTCAACGACATCAAGGCGCACACCGGGGTGACCGCCCAGGACATGATCGCCGGATACCGGGAGATCGTCCGCCGTGCGCACGCGGCCGGAAAATGTGTCGTCGGCGCCACCGTGGCCCCCTTCGAAGGCTGGTCGGAGTGGGACCCGGCCGCCGAGTCCGTACGCCAGGACGTCAACACGTTCATCCGGAGCAGCGGGGAGTTCGACGCCGTCACCGACTTCGACCGCATCCTGCGCAGCCCCTACGACCCCGAGCGGATCCTGCCCTTCTTCGACGGCGGCGACCATCTGCACCCCAACGACAAGGGGATGCAGGCGATGGCCGACGCGGTGGACCTCACGGCGCTCGACTGCACCTGA
- a CDS encoding catalase: MSETNPLKRAAQKITDSLRGDGGAPEEGIPGKPAPESPSVAEPTEPRDPLPPKPDQSGPDTVSPTGQPTGADQARTAQSGSYLTTAQGTRLHDTDHSLKAGPRGPVLLQDHHLREKVMHFDHERIPERVVHARGAAAHGTFQSYGTAATVTKAAFLAEDEETPVFVRFSTVLGSRGSSDTVRDTRGFATKFYTSEGVFDLVGNNMPVFFIQDAIKFPDIIHAGKPHPDREIPQAQSAHDTFWDFVTLHTEATHHTLWNMSDRGIPRSFRTMEGFGVHTFRLVNAEGATTLVKFHWKPQLGVHSLVWEEAQIINGVDPDFHRRDLADAIEAGAYPQWELGIQTFPDTPDQMFEGIDLLDPTNLVPEELAPVQPVGLLTLDRNPSNFFAETEQVAFHVGHLVPGVDITDDPLLAGRLFSYLDTQITRLGGPNFPQLPINRPHAPVNDMLRDGLHQTAVHRGVAPYRPNSLDGGCPFLAGADTGAFIEAPVRVPESTRVREAPESFADHFSQPRRFWLSMSPLEREHIIGAYTFELAKCYEQAIRERALLVLANIDPELCGEVATGLGLPAPAPTVPLADVQPSPALSQLGRTWPTDGRVIGIVVGPDGDLDGVRAVREAVVEGGMVPLVVAQAGGVLGSGEGAVTVQRTYATARSVEFDAVLLAGLPGVGSDAYGARDAKAFPAAAQQLTGDPRVTLLVSEAFRHGKAVGAWAGGEAVLEGAGVPTGAPGVVVGDTGTAALEQLVPLLGGHRVWDRFTVA; the protein is encoded by the coding sequence ATGAGCGAGACCAACCCCCTCAAGCGGGCGGCCCAGAAGATCACCGACAGCCTCCGGGGCGACGGCGGGGCGCCGGAGGAGGGGATCCCCGGCAAGCCGGCGCCCGAGTCGCCGTCCGTCGCGGAGCCGACGGAGCCGCGCGACCCGCTGCCGCCCAAGCCGGATCAGAGCGGCCCCGACACCGTGTCACCGACCGGGCAGCCGACGGGCGCCGATCAGGCCCGTACGGCGCAGTCCGGCAGCTATCTCACGACCGCCCAGGGCACCCGGCTCCACGACACCGACCACTCGCTCAAGGCGGGGCCCCGGGGGCCCGTGCTGCTCCAGGACCACCATCTGCGCGAGAAGGTCATGCACTTCGACCACGAGCGCATCCCGGAGCGCGTGGTCCACGCCCGGGGCGCCGCGGCGCACGGCACGTTCCAGAGCTACGGCACGGCGGCCACCGTGACCAAGGCGGCGTTCCTCGCCGAGGACGAGGAGACGCCGGTGTTCGTGCGCTTCTCCACGGTGCTGGGGTCGCGGGGGTCGTCCGACACCGTACGGGACACCCGGGGATTCGCGACGAAGTTCTACACCAGCGAGGGCGTCTTCGACCTGGTCGGGAACAACATGCCCGTCTTCTTCATCCAGGACGCGATCAAGTTCCCCGACATCATCCACGCCGGCAAACCGCACCCGGACCGGGAGATCCCGCAGGCGCAGAGCGCACACGACACCTTCTGGGACTTCGTCACCCTGCACACCGAGGCCACCCACCACACGCTGTGGAACATGTCCGACCGGGGCATCCCGCGCTCGTTCCGGACGATGGAGGGCTTCGGCGTCCATACGTTCCGCCTGGTCAACGCCGAAGGCGCGACGACGCTGGTGAAGTTCCACTGGAAGCCCCAGCTGGGTGTGCACTCGCTGGTCTGGGAGGAGGCGCAGATCATCAACGGCGTCGACCCCGACTTCCACCGGCGGGACCTCGCGGACGCCATCGAGGCGGGCGCGTACCCGCAGTGGGAGCTGGGCATCCAGACGTTCCCCGACACCCCGGACCAGATGTTCGAGGGCATCGACCTGCTGGACCCGACGAACCTCGTGCCCGAGGAGCTCGCGCCGGTGCAGCCGGTCGGGCTGCTGACCCTCGACCGCAACCCCTCGAACTTCTTCGCCGAGACCGAGCAGGTCGCCTTCCACGTCGGCCATCTCGTGCCGGGCGTCGACATCACCGACGACCCGCTGCTCGCGGGCCGGCTGTTCTCCTATCTGGACACCCAGATCACCCGCCTGGGCGGCCCCAACTTCCCGCAGCTGCCCATCAACCGTCCGCACGCGCCCGTCAACGACATGCTGCGCGACGGCCTCCACCAGACGGCCGTGCACCGGGGGGTCGCCCCCTACCGGCCCAACTCGCTCGACGGCGGCTGCCCGTTCCTCGCGGGGGCGGACACCGGGGCGTTCATCGAGGCTCCGGTGCGGGTGCCGGAGAGCACCAGGGTCCGCGAGGCGCCCGAGTCGTTCGCGGACCACTTCAGTCAGCCCCGCCGGTTCTGGCTCAGCATGTCCCCGCTGGAGCGCGAGCACATCATCGGCGCGTACACCTTCGAGCTCGCCAAGTGCTACGAACAGGCCATCCGGGAGCGGGCCCTGCTGGTCCTGGCCAACATCGACCCGGAGCTGTGCGGCGAGGTGGCGACGGGCCTCGGACTGCCGGCGCCCGCGCCCACGGTGCCCCTGGCCGACGTCCAGCCCAGCCCGGCCCTGTCGCAGCTCGGCCGTACCTGGCCGACGGACGGCCGCGTCATCGGCATCGTCGTCGGCCCGGACGGCGACCTGGACGGCGTACGGGCCGTGCGTGAGGCGGTCGTCGAGGGCGGCATGGTCCCGCTGGTCGTCGCCCAGGCAGGTGGCGTCCTCGGCTCCGGCGAGGGCGCTGTGACCGTGCAGCGCACGTACGCCACCGCGCGGTCCGTCGAGTTCGACGCGGTGCTGCTGGCCGGTCTGCCCGGGGTCGGAAGCGACGCGTACGGCGCGCGCGACGCCAAGGCGTTCCCCGCCGCCGCGCAGCAGCTGACGGGCGATCCCCGCGTCACCCTGCTGGTGTCCGAGGCCTTCCGGCACGGCAAGGCCGTGGGCGCCTGGGCGGGCGGCGAAGCCGTCCTCGAAGGGGCCGGGGTACCCACCGGCGCGCCGGGCGTGGTGGTCGGTGACACCGGTACGGCCGCCCTGGAACAGCTCGTCCCGCTGTTGGGCGGGCACCGCGTGTGGGACAGGTTCACCGTGGCCTGA
- a CDS encoding phage holin family protein produces MAEAGRYGTDGERGARTADGGESVGDLVQRASQQLTELVRGEMQLARAEMVEKGKRYGKGGGLFGGAGLFGFLTLQALVATAIAAIAVPLPVWAAALIVTAVLAVITAVLALTGKKQVGAAAPPVPERTVDSVKADVSEIKESARR; encoded by the coding sequence ATGGCTGAAGCAGGACGGTACGGCACGGACGGTGAGCGCGGCGCGCGGACCGCCGACGGCGGTGAGTCGGTCGGCGACCTGGTGCAACGCGCTTCGCAGCAGCTGACCGAACTGGTGCGCGGCGAGATGCAGCTCGCACGGGCGGAGATGGTCGAGAAGGGCAAGCGCTACGGCAAGGGCGGTGGACTGTTCGGCGGGGCCGGACTCTTCGGCTTCCTCACCCTCCAGGCGCTGGTCGCCACCGCGATCGCCGCGATCGCGGTGCCGCTCCCGGTCTGGGCCGCGGCCCTGATCGTCACGGCCGTGCTGGCGGTGATCACCGCCGTGCTGGCCCTGACCGGCAAGAAGCAGGTCGGCGCGGCCGCCCCACCGGTGCCCGAGCGGACCGTCGACAGCGTGAAAGCCGATGTGTCGGAGATCAAGGAGAGTGCACGACGATGA
- the mscL gene encoding large conductance mechanosensitive channel protein MscL, producing the protein MLGGFRSFILRGNVVDLAVGIVIGAAFTALVNGFVKAFLTPVVGFATGATGDYSRRTFAVGGAVFPYGSFVNAVISFLLIACVLYFLVVLPINKLHERFAPHQDVQADKRDCPECLNPVPAQARRCGFCTSDLVPLPDTAGAGETRAQA; encoded by the coding sequence CTGCTGGGAGGGTTCCGCAGTTTCATACTGCGCGGGAACGTGGTCGACCTGGCCGTGGGCATCGTGATCGGCGCGGCCTTCACCGCACTCGTCAACGGCTTCGTGAAAGCGTTCCTGACCCCCGTCGTGGGCTTCGCGACCGGTGCGACGGGCGACTACAGCCGCAGGACCTTCGCCGTCGGCGGGGCGGTCTTCCCGTACGGAAGTTTCGTGAACGCCGTCATCAGTTTTCTGCTGATCGCCTGCGTCCTGTACTTCCTCGTCGTTCTGCCGATCAACAAGCTGCACGAACGTTTCGCCCCGCACCAGGACGTCCAGGCGGACAAGCGGGACTGTCCCGAGTGCCTCAACCCCGTCCCCGCCCAGGCGCGCCGCTGCGGGTTCTGCACCAGCGACCTCGTGCCCCTTCCCGACACGGCCGGCGCGGGGGAGACACGGGCGCAGGCCTGA
- a CDS encoding excalibur calcium-binding protein — protein MPHRTVVAGIAATIMTFAPLSGVAHAQDIDCRDFTYQEDAQAEFDRDTSDPNRLDEDQGPDDGIACEVLPRQSPPTLVPATSIPAPVPTSSAPVTISPAALPSLGVRGGVGGAMTAGPSGWDIGIGASLTAAGLLAGAACVRRRRRRV, from the coding sequence ATGCCCCATCGCACCGTCGTCGCGGGAATAGCCGCGACGATCATGACCTTCGCTCCGCTGTCCGGAGTGGCCCACGCCCAGGACATCGACTGCCGCGACTTCACCTACCAGGAGGACGCCCAGGCGGAGTTCGACCGGGACACCAGCGACCCCAACCGCCTCGACGAGGACCAGGGACCGGACGACGGCATCGCCTGCGAGGTCCTCCCTCGCCAGTCGCCGCCCACCCTCGTTCCCGCCACGAGCATTCCGGCGCCGGTCCCGACCAGCTCCGCGCCGGTGACGATCAGCCCCGCGGCGCTGCCCAGCCTCGGTGTGCGCGGCGGCGTCGGCGGCGCCATGACCGCGGGACCGTCCGGCTGGGACATCGGCATCGGCGCCTCCCTGACGGCGGCGGGCCTGCTGGCCGGCGCCGCTTGCGTGAGACGGCGCCGGCGCCGCGTCTGA